One Sphingomonas limnosediminicola DNA segment encodes these proteins:
- a CDS encoding flagellar hook-basal body complex protein: protein MSFYTSLSGLKAAQTDLGAISNNLANVGSTGFKRSRAQFGDLFASSPTQSTKMTAGQGVRLNGVVQQFTQGTLEASDKTLDLGIAGEGFFVVRGAPPRAEVTYTRNGAFGVDANRNVVDTIGSKLQVLPVDANGNATSTALSDAQDLVLPANSPTDPTATLANVSIGIDGLVTATYADGSTQMLGKVAMASFTAVEGLRPVGDAHWQSTGESGAALINTATNGPLGSIRSGALERANVDVTEELVALISAQRNFQANAKAIETAKNMTQAVININ from the coding sequence ATGTCCTTCTATACTTCGCTCTCCGGGCTCAAGGCGGCACAGACCGACCTCGGCGCCATTTCCAACAACCTCGCTAATGTCGGCTCGACCGGCTTCAAGCGCAGCCGCGCCCAGTTCGGCGATCTGTTCGCAAGCTCGCCGACACAATCGACTAAAATGACGGCCGGCCAGGGCGTGCGCCTCAACGGCGTGGTCCAGCAGTTCACTCAAGGCACGCTCGAGGCGAGCGACAAGACGCTCGATCTCGGCATTGCCGGCGAGGGCTTTTTCGTCGTTCGCGGCGCCCCGCCGCGCGCAGAAGTCACTTACACTCGCAACGGCGCCTTCGGCGTCGATGCCAACCGCAACGTTGTCGACACAATCGGTTCCAAGCTCCAGGTCCTCCCCGTCGACGCCAATGGCAATGCGACGTCCACTGCATTGTCCGATGCGCAGGACCTGGTGCTTCCGGCGAATTCGCCGACCGATCCGACGGCAACCCTGGCCAACGTCTCCATCGGCATCGATGGCCTGGTGACGGCAACCTACGCCGATGGCTCGACGCAAATGCTCGGAAAGGTCGCGATGGCGAGCTTCACAGCGGTCGAGGGGCTTCGCCCGGTTGGCGATGCCCACTGGCAATCGACCGGCGAAAGCGGCGCGGCGCTCATTAACACCGCAACCAACGGGCCCCTGGGGAGCATTCGGTCGGGAGCACTCGAGCGTGCCAACGTCGATGTCACCGAAGAGCTCGTCGCGCTCATCTCTGCGCAGAGGAACTTCCAGGCCAACGCGAAGGCGATCGAGACCGCCAAGAACATGACCCAGGCGGTCATCAACATCAACTGA